A genome region from Natranaerobius trueperi includes the following:
- a CDS encoding ABC transporter permease, whose product MKNNKTINYNINENTEIRGEKTNTPNNFLKREWFEIWKGNPPGLPLLILGFSISLVMIVPIIYVILQSISAGTSSWMRLLDDRIPQLLWSTISLTVAVTVCAILIGVSLAWIVVRTDIPGRKMWQWLLALPLVIPPYVGAVTFIIVFGPSGWLQDFWSNSSLVTNLVGNYPFDIYSFWGVFLVLILFTYPYVFLITSASLCKMNRSFEEVARAQGMGTFEIFRKVNLPMLRPAIGAGGILVSLYVLSDFGAIAMLRYVTFTAAIYFQRAGFDTASASVLSLVLILITVIILWFESRTRRKNKFYQTSNSFKKPSILELGKWKLVAFLYVSLILLFSVVIPVTVLIYWSNIGIQMGALDSDFFGYAFNSLLVSSIAAIICMLFTMPIIYLKSRYPSKISSIIDKFSYAGYALPGVIVALGFVFIFNNHLPWIYGTFYMIALALVVRFLPQALQAGEASLGLISPKIDEAARSLGYPPWKVMFKVILPNMLPGILSGGALVFVSSIKELPASLMLRPAGFDTLAVRVYYEAHEGIYHLAAPGALIIILVSIIPLKYMLTKY is encoded by the coding sequence ATGAAAAATAATAAAACAATTAATTATAATATAAATGAAAATACTGAGATAAGAGGAGAAAAAACAAATACCCCAAACAATTTTCTAAAACGAGAATGGTTTGAAATCTGGAAGGGAAATCCACCTGGACTTCCCCTTCTCATCTTGGGTTTTAGTATTTCACTAGTTATGATAGTTCCGATTATTTATGTTATCTTGCAATCTATTTCAGCCGGAACAAGTAGCTGGATGCGCCTACTTGATGACAGGATACCGCAATTATTATGGAGTACTATTTCTCTTACTGTTGCTGTAACAGTCTGTGCTATACTAATTGGAGTATCTTTAGCCTGGATAGTTGTTCGGACAGATATACCAGGAAGAAAAATGTGGCAGTGGTTGTTAGCTCTTCCGTTAGTTATACCACCTTATGTAGGAGCAGTTACCTTTATTATTGTGTTCGGTCCTAGTGGTTGGTTACAGGATTTTTGGTCAAATTCATCGCTAGTAACCAATTTAGTTGGTAATTATCCCTTTGATATTTATTCTTTTTGGGGTGTATTTTTAGTACTCATCTTGTTCACTTACCCATATGTATTTTTAATTACAAGTGCTTCACTTTGTAAAATGAATCGTAGCTTCGAAGAAGTGGCTCGTGCTCAAGGTATGGGTACTTTTGAGATTTTTAGGAAAGTAAATTTACCAATGTTAAGACCCGCTATTGGTGCAGGTGGTATTTTGGTTTCACTTTATGTACTTTCTGACTTTGGGGCTATAGCTATGCTTAGATATGTTACTTTTACTGCTGCTATATACTTTCAAAGAGCTGGGTTTGATACGGCTTCAGCTTCAGTATTAAGTTTAGTGCTTATATTAATAACTGTAATTATACTCTGGTTTGAATCTCGTACTAGAAGAAAAAATAAATTTTATCAAACTTCTAACAGTTTTAAAAAACCTAGTATTTTAGAATTAGGCAAGTGGAAACTTGTAGCTTTTCTGTATGTAAGCTTAATTCTTCTATTTTCTGTTGTGATACCTGTTACTGTCTTAATTTATTGGTCAAATATTGGTATCCAAATGGGAGCTTTAGATTCAGATTTCTTTGGTTATGCTTTTAATAGTTTGTTAGTTTCTAGTATTGCAGCTATAATTTGTATGTTATTTACTATGCCGATAATATATTTGAAGTCTAGATATCCTTCAAAAATTTCTAGTATTATTGATAAATTTAGTTATGCCGGGTATGCACTACCAGGAGTAATAGTAGCTTTGGGTTTTGTCTTTATATTTAATAACCACCTTCCATGGATTTATGGAACTTTTTATATGATAGCTTTAGCTTTAGTTGTACGGTTTTTACCTCAGGCGTTACAGGCTGGAGAAGCATCTTTGGGTTTGATATCACCTAAAATTGATGAGGCTGCACGTAGTTTAGGATATCCGCCATGGAAGGTTATGTTTAAAGTTATCCTTCCGAATATGTTACCAGGAATTCTATCTGGTGGTGCTTTGGTTTTTGTTAGTTCAATTAAAGAACTGCCTGCAAGCCTTATGTTAAGACCAGCAGGATTTGACACTTTAGCAGTAAGAGTTTACTACGAAGCTCACGAAGGAATTTATCACTTAGCAGCACCAGGGGCGTTAATAATTATTTTGGTTTCAATTATACCTTTAAAGTATATGTTAACTAAATATTAG